From a single Clostridia bacterium genomic region:
- the ispF gene encoding 2-C-methyl-D-erythritol 2,4-cyclodiphosphate synthase yields the protein MLKYRVGNGYDVHRLAEGRKLMLGGVEIPYEKGLLGHSDADVLVHSIMDALLGACGESDIGKHFPDSDAAYKGVSSLVLLGKVKDILCSKGYTIGNIDSIIVAERPKLAPHIDEMKKRIADILQLEIDCIGIKATTTEGLGFAGKGEGIAAYAVANIFKG from the coding sequence ATGTTGAAGTATAGGGTTGGAAACGGCTATGATGTGCATAGGCTGGCGGAGGGTAGGAAGCTGATGCTTGGCGGGGTTGAAATCCCCTACGAGAAAGGCCTGCTGGGGCATTCAGATGCGGATGTGCTTGTTCACTCAATCATGGATGCACTGTTGGGAGCCTGCGGCGAATCTGATATAGGAAAGCATTTCCCGGATAGTGATGCAGCCTACAAAGGAGTATCAAGTCTTGTTTTGCTGGGAAAGGTGAAAGATATTCTTTGCTCCAAGGGTTATACCATAGGGAATATCGACAGCATTATTGTGGCAGAAAGACCAAAGCTTGCGCCGCATATTGATGAAATGAAGAAAAGAATAGCAGATATACTGCAGCTTGAGATAGATTGCATAGGTATCAAAGCGACAACCACCGAAGGGTTGGGGTTTGCCGGAAAAGGCGAAGGGATTGCTGCTTATGCAGTAGCGAACATATTCAAGGGCTAA
- the cysS gene encoding cysteine--tRNA ligase, whose translation MKLYNTMTRKKEEFVSIVPGEVRMYSCGPTVYNYAHIGNMRAYVFMDILRRVLKHNGYKLKGVMNITDVGHLVSDADEGEDKLVKTAKEQKKTPLEIADYYTDIFMKDLKALNIKTPEIVPKATEHISEMLAFVEGLMDKGYAYETSDGIYFDITKFEGYGKLSKLDLEGQQAGARVDVNDEKRHPADFALWKKAPKEHIMQWPSPWGMGYPGWHIECSAMGRKYLGDVFDIHTGGVDHIPVHHENEIAQSEALLGKPAVNYWAHGEFLLVDNGKMSKSLGNTYTIADLKAKGFNPLAYRYFCLNAVYRNKLNFTWDGLQSAQTALDRLYEGALAHKNGTDEVDPGTIQIFKQEFEEAINDDLNAPRALSTVWSIIRNPKKSKALFQLLVEMDEILGLDIDKVEKKEESAEPISDEIKKLIEERQRARKEKNWALSDKIRDDLKAQGIILEDAPEGVKWKRV comes from the coding sequence ATGAAGCTATACAACACAATGACAAGAAAAAAAGAAGAATTTGTATCTATTGTACCTGGTGAAGTAAGGATGTACTCATGCGGGCCAACAGTTTACAACTATGCTCATATAGGAAATATGAGGGCTTATGTGTTTATGGATATACTCAGAAGAGTTCTCAAACACAACGGATACAAGCTTAAGGGCGTTATGAATATAACAGATGTGGGGCATTTGGTTTCAGATGCTGATGAGGGCGAGGACAAATTGGTCAAAACTGCTAAGGAGCAGAAGAAAACACCATTGGAGATAGCTGACTACTATACAGATATATTCATGAAGGATCTTAAGGCATTAAATATTAAGACCCCGGAAATAGTTCCCAAGGCAACCGAGCATATATCTGAAATGCTGGCATTTGTAGAGGGGCTTATGGATAAAGGCTATGCATACGAAACAAGTGATGGAATATATTTTGACATTACTAAATTTGAGGGCTATGGCAAGCTATCCAAGCTTGATCTTGAAGGACAGCAGGCCGGTGCCAGAGTTGACGTAAATGATGAAAAACGCCATCCGGCAGATTTTGCTCTTTGGAAGAAAGCACCAAAGGAACATATAATGCAATGGCCCAGCCCATGGGGAATGGGGTATCCGGGTTGGCATATCGAGTGTTCTGCCATGGGGAGAAAATACTTAGGGGATGTGTTTGACATTCATACCGGGGGTGTGGACCATATTCCGGTACACCATGAAAATGAGATTGCACAATCTGAGGCATTGCTTGGTAAGCCTGCTGTAAACTATTGGGCTCATGGGGAATTCCTTCTTGTTGATAATGGAAAGATGTCAAAGAGTCTTGGCAACACATACACAATAGCTGATTTAAAGGCTAAAGGCTTTAATCCGCTGGCATACAGATATTTCTGCCTCAATGCGGTCTACAGGAACAAGCTCAACTTTACCTGGGATGGACTGCAGTCTGCTCAAACAGCACTGGATCGTTTGTATGAGGGTGCCTTAGCTCATAAGAATGGAACTGATGAAGTTGACCCAGGTACTATTCAAATATTCAAACAGGAGTTTGAGGAAGCAATAAATGATGATCTTAATGCACCAAGGGCATTGAGCACAGTATGGAGTATTATCAGAAATCCTAAGAAATCAAAGGCGCTATTCCAGCTATTGGTTGAAATGGATGAAATTCTTGGGCTTGATATTGATAAGGTTGAAAAAAAGGAAGAATCGGCAGAACCAATATCTGATGAAATTAAAAAGCTCATAGAGGAAAGGCAGAGGGCAAGAAAAGAAAAAAACTGGGCTCTTTCCGACAAGATAAGGGATGACCTTAAGGCACAGGGCATAATACTTGAAGATGCTCCCGAGGGAGTAAAGTGGAAAAGGGTATAA
- the rmuC gene encoding DNA recombination protein RmuC, with the protein MSDVLLMVVTGLLVINLIILIIIMNTGSAGKLIKLETRFEAMDKNIDKLDRTIKDEMLRNREELAGTNKNFNGMISSQMSEISSLQRNQLDIFSKQLTNLTQTNEHKLDKMRETIEERLRHLQEDNSKKLDQMRSTVDEKLSATLEQRLGESFKLVSERLEMVHKGLGEMQTLASGVGDLKRVLTNVKTRGTWGEIQLGNILEQILTNEQYSKNVATKKNSSERVEFAVKLPGRDEKNGEVVWLPIDSKFPQEDYQRLMDAQEQGNPTLAEESAKAMEIKIKSFAKDIRDKYIDPPSTTDFAIMFLPTEGLYAEVLRRPGLCDCLQREYRIIVAGPTNLIALLNSLQMGFRTLAIEKRSSEVWTLLGAVKTEFGRFGDILDKTQKKLQEASNTIEDAARKSRSIGRKLKNVQELSMDDSAILLEDVDDTGSSQIAASIEE; encoded by the coding sequence ATGTCTGATGTACTTTTAATGGTTGTTACAGGTTTGCTTGTCATAAACTTGATTATTTTGATAATCATAATGAATACAGGCTCGGCGGGTAAGCTTATCAAGCTTGAGACCCGCTTTGAAGCCATGGACAAAAATATAGACAAACTGGATAGGACAATAAAGGATGAAATGCTCCGAAATAGAGAAGAGCTGGCGGGCACCAATAAGAACTTTAATGGGATGATATCCTCGCAGATGTCAGAGATATCAAGCCTGCAGCGGAATCAGCTGGATATATTCTCCAAACAGCTTACAAATCTCACCCAGACAAATGAACATAAGCTAGACAAGATGAGAGAGACGATAGAGGAGAGATTGAGGCATCTACAGGAGGATAACAGCAAGAAGCTTGACCAGATGAGATCAACTGTAGATGAGAAACTGAGCGCCACATTGGAGCAGAGGCTTGGTGAATCCTTCAAACTGGTAAGCGAAAGACTGGAAATGGTTCATAAGGGCTTAGGGGAGATGCAGACCTTAGCTTCAGGGGTAGGAGACCTCAAAAGGGTGCTTACCAATGTGAAGACAAGAGGAACTTGGGGGGAAATTCAGCTTGGCAACATACTCGAGCAGATTCTGACCAACGAGCAATACTCGAAAAATGTGGCTACAAAGAAGAATTCCAGTGAAAGAGTCGAATTTGCTGTAAAGCTTCCCGGCAGGGACGAGAAGAATGGGGAAGTAGTATGGCTGCCAATAGACTCAAAGTTTCCTCAAGAGGATTACCAAAGGCTTATGGATGCACAGGAACAAGGAAATCCTACCTTGGCGGAGGAATCAGCGAAAGCAATGGAGATTAAAATCAAAAGCTTTGCCAAGGATATAAGGGATAAATACATAGATCCTCCAAGCACAACTGACTTCGCAATAATGTTCTTACCCACAGAGGGTCTTTATGCGGAGGTGCTTAGGAGACCGGGACTGTGTGACTGCCTGCAGAGGGAGTATAGAATAATAGTAGCCGGTCCTACTAATCTGATAGCGCTGCTTAACAGTCTGCAGATGGGCTTTAGGACCCTGGCGATAGAAAAGCGTTCCAGCGAGGTATGGACCCTTTTGGGAGCAGTTAAAACCGAGTTCGGCAGGTTCGGTGATATTTTGGACAAGACGCAGAAGAAGCTGCAGGAAGCAAGCAATACCATAGAAGATGCAGCAAGAAAGTCGCGAAGCATAGGAAGAAAGCTAAAGAATGTGCAGGAATTATCTATGGATGATTCTGCCATACTATTGGAGGATGTTGATGATACAGGCTCCTCGCAGATAGCTGCCTCGATAGAAGAATAG
- a CDS encoding Mini-ribonuclease 3, producing MMDNGKLLISDVKMLNPLVLAYVGDSVYDTFVRTLLVSGGYGQVKKLHKMSIEFVKAKAQAETLAKITEMLTADEQDIVRRGRNTKSSTIPKNADLTDYRYATGFEALIGFLYLTGQVDRLMEVIKMVVEVKMKLQQ from the coding sequence ATGATGGACAACGGCAAGCTTCTGATATCTGACGTGAAGATGCTGAACCCCCTTGTACTCGCATATGTAGGGGATTCGGTCTATGATACTTTTGTCAGGACACTGCTTGTGTCAGGAGGATATGGGCAGGTTAAAAAGCTACACAAAATGTCCATAGAGTTCGTTAAGGCAAAAGCCCAAGCGGAAACTCTGGCAAAGATTACAGAGATGCTGACAGCTGATGAACAAGATATTGTGCGCAGGGGAAGGAATACAAAGTCTTCCACCATACCCAAGAATGCTGATCTTACCGACTATAGATATGCCACAGGCTTTGAAGCGCTGATAGGCTTTTTGTACCTTACAGGCCAGGTTGACAGGCTTATGGAGGTAATAAAAATGGTAGTAGAGGTTAAGATGAAGTTGCAGCAGTAG
- the thyX gene encoding FAD-dependent thymidylate synthase, with the protein MKVTIIQHTPEPEKLIASAAKLCYSAVGVENIMDGLDDAKIDKFLNMLMDLGHESPIEHVVFTFGVEGVSRVLTHQLVRHRIGCSYSQQSQRYVKLEQFEYIIPHEIEKIPAAKEKFIAVMEEDQRVYNELVELLMEEHFKRYAAEGKTEKQARSMAEKAAIEDARYVFPNACETKIVFTMSARALMNFFKQRCCNRAQWEIREMAEDMLRQLKGVAPILFKNAGPGCVASGCPEGTMSCGKMHEVRNKYLNL; encoded by the coding sequence ATGAAGGTTACGATTATTCAACATACTCCGGAGCCGGAAAAGCTCATAGCGTCTGCGGCAAAGCTCTGCTATTCTGCGGTAGGGGTAGAGAACATAATGGACGGCTTGGATGATGCAAAGATTGACAAGTTTTTGAATATGCTGATGGATTTAGGCCATGAGAGTCCTATTGAACATGTGGTATTTACCTTTGGGGTAGAAGGAGTAAGCAGAGTGCTGACTCACCAGCTTGTCAGGCATAGGATTGGATGTTCTTATTCCCAGCAGTCTCAGAGGTATGTCAAGCTTGAACAGTTTGAATATATAATACCTCATGAAATAGAAAAAATACCTGCAGCAAAGGAAAAATTCATAGCAGTCATGGAAGAAGACCAGAGGGTATATAATGAGCTTGTGGAGCTTCTCATGGAGGAGCATTTCAAAAGATATGCAGCCGAAGGTAAAACCGAGAAGCAGGCCAGGAGCATGGCTGAAAAGGCAGCAATTGAAGATGCACGCTATGTGTTCCCTAATGCCTGTGAGACAAAGATTGTTTTTACAATGTCAGCCAGGGCTTTGATGAACTTCTTCAAACAGAGATGCTGCAACAGAGCACAGTGGGAAATCAGGGAGATGGCTGAGGACATGCTGAGACAGTTGAAGGGCGTGGCGCCTATACTATTCAAAAATGCCGGACCTGGCTGTGTTGCCTCGGGGTGCCCCGAAGGAACCATGAGCTGCGGTAAAATGCACGAGGTGAGGAATAAATATTTAAACCTCTAA